The following proteins are encoded in a genomic region of Diabrotica virgifera virgifera chromosome 1, PGI_DIABVI_V3a:
- the LOC126893410 gene encoding uncharacterized protein LOC126893410: MLHLNELLLRKVFVALDGPTTGLTSFSGPIGKGLTNCQDFPVVNYDKIDSTFPEVDSKDLSTDQKYLWDICQAVVKGDCPSELASRNPGNLSHARWLTLANRILRLYISTIEPTPQLRKLAEFVMKVYATSWFTIKCRPKIIHSSQHFFFIVQCTKFLDSELKAVAQSSLQRNAFMAHPEHILLGMLFDSRKHIRALAGKRIEKARQTETRAHRVFKPPQVNFEAEDYIDLIDWQSTTVTEPPLIADFSKEEIEMIVNSGSSDRKEFKIPLHTQAVERVVKEVTAASKHVCGVQEREGFIRSRFLDRKYLPKFETKRQYTSATAVLQK; encoded by the coding sequence ATGTTGCACTTAAACGAATTGCTACTGAGGAAAGTTTTTGTTGCTCTTGACGGTCCAACCACAGGATTAACATCATTCAGTGGGCCAATAGGCAAAGGTTTGACCAACTGCCAAGACTTCCCGGTTGTTAATTATGACAAAATAGATAGCACCTTCCCAGAAGTCGATAGTAAAGACTTAAGTACGGACCAGAAATACCTTTGGGATATATGTCAGGCTGTAGTCAAAGGTGACTGTCCCTCTGAGTTGGCCAGTAGAAACCCCGGAAACTTGTCTCACGCCCGGTGGCTGACATTAGCAAATAGAATCTTACGTCTGTATATTTCAACTATTGAACCAACCCCACAACTTAGAAAGCTTGCTGAGTTCGTCATGAAAGTCTATGCTACCTCATGGTTTACCATAAAATGTCGTCCTAAAATTATCCATTCATCACAACACTTTTTCTTCATCGTACAGTGCACCAAGTTTTTAGACAGTGAACTGAAGGCTGTGGCTCAGTCTTCCTTGCAAAGAAACGCCTTTATGGCTCATCCTGAACACATCCTTTTAGGGATGTTGTTTGACTCTCGAAAACATATAAGAGCTTTGGCAGGCAAACGGATAGAAAAAGCTCGACAGACAGAAACAAGGGCACATCGAGTCTTCAAACCACCACAAGTTAATTTTGAGGCAGAAGACTACATCGATCTCATTGACTGGCAATCCACCACAGTTACAGAACCACCACTTATAGCTGACTTTAGCAAAGAAGAGATTGAGATGATTGTTAATTCAGGAAGCAGTGATAGAAAAGAGTTCAAAATACCACTTCACACTCAAGCGGTAGAACGAGTTGTAAAGGAAGTTACTGCAGCTTCTAAGCACGTTTGTGGCGTTCAAGAACGAGAAGGCTTTATAAGATCAAGATTTTTGGACAGAAAATATCTTCCTAAGTTTGAAACTAAGCGACAGTACACATCTGCTACAGCTGTATTGCAAAAATAA
- the LOC114335559 gene encoding larval cuticle protein F1-like, with protein MYKLVVLFAVLAAVSARPSHLLTPVVHSAAVIGSVPTSVSEYSSSIVHDHALVSPVVHAAPVLHASPVVHSVHAAPVVHAYSAPAVVASPYVSYGHLW; from the coding sequence ATGTACAAATTGGTGGTGTTGTTCGCCGTCTTGGCTGCCGTCTCTGCCCGACCAAGTCATCTTCTTACACCAGTGGTGCACAGCGCTGCAGTGATCGGTTCAGTACCAACCAGCGTCAGTGAATACAGCAGCTCCATCGTCCACGATCATGCTTTGGTAAGCCCAGTCGTGCATGCTGCTCCAGTTTTACACGCTTCTCCAGTAGTCCACTCTGTGCATGCTGCTCCCGTTGTCCACGCTTACTCTGCTCCAGCTGTTGTTGCTTCTCCCTATGTATCCTACGGACATTTATGGTAA